The following proteins are encoded in a genomic region of Hydra vulgaris chromosome 05, alternate assembly HydraT2T_AEP:
- the LOC136080203 gene encoding capping protein inhibiting regulator of actin dynamics-like → MHKKDERRLQKERRLQKERRLQKERRLQKERRLQKERRLQKREDYKKREDYKKREDYKKREDYKKREDYKKREDYKKREDYKKREDYKKREGYKKREDYKKREDYKKREDYKKREDYKKREDYKKREAWI, encoded by the coding sequence atgcaCAAAAAAGATGAGAGAAGATTACAAAAAGAGAGAAGATTACAAAAAGAGAGAAGATTACAAAAAGAGAGAAGATTACAAAAAGAGAGAAGATTACAAAAAGAGAGAAGATTACAAAAGAGAGAAGATTACAAAAAGAGAGAAGATTACAAAAAGAGAGAAGATTACAAAAAGAGAGAAGATTACAAAAAGAGAGAAGATTACAAAAAGAGAGAAGATTACAAAAAGAGAGAAGATTACAAAAAGAGAGAAGATTACAAAAAGAGAGAAGGTTACAAAAAGAGAGAAGATTATAAAAAGAGAGAAGATTACAAAAAGAGAGAAGATTACAAAAAGAGAGAAGATTACAAAAAGAGAGAAGATTACAAAAAGAGAGAAGCTTGGATCTAG
- the LOC136080619 gene encoding beta-2 adrenergic receptor-like: MGNVTFENALNAGTSSVLAGFFFVISFSGLIFNSVLIMIIYLDRNLHTITNTFIVNLAVSDLITASAVVPFDADFLLRSYYPYGKILCGFKETMFMLSLPSSVVNLLLLTFERFVATKFPFKKFQYFTTNKVILLITLSWIYTLNSALFPIYYEGISAVTIKNRICYLTFPDSYAFYQIFGNFVVPVLIMVGIYIFLFSTVHKHKKQIRRNSIKTQLKCKTNHKTIKSIFLLVGNFLVCWLTFIVLATSNMICNGCHPRVITWLGNLVIYSNVFINPMLYGLMNKNIRKSLVKRIFIKFCIYPIQETKSRSNLFPFYATVRNKQTKNSKKHKLEIQNFTQNHKCNSTEITLLNYKLSDNSLL, translated from the coding sequence ATGGGTAATGTAACATTTGAAAACGCATTAAATGCTGGAACTTCAAGTGTCTTAGCAggttttttctttgtaatttccTTCTCAGGATTGATATTTAATTCCGTCTTAATTATGATAATATACTTGGACAGAAATCTTCACACAATAACAAACACTTTTATCGTAAACCTTGCAGTTTCTGATTTAATTACAGCTTCTGCAGTTGTACCGTTCGATGCTGATTTTCTACTAAGAAGTTATTACCCTTATGGAAAAATATTGTGCGGATTTAAAGAGACAATGTTTATGCTGTCGCTTCCCTCATCTGTTGTAAATTTACTGCTTTTGACATTTGAAAGATTTGTTGCTACCAAGtttccttttaaaaagtttcaatattttactacaaataaagttattttattgataactttAAGCTGGATCTACACTTTAAATTCAGCTTTGTTTCCTATATACTACGAAGGAATCTCTGCAGTTACCATAAAAAACAGAAtttgttatttaacttttcctGATTCGTACGctttttatcagatttttggaaattttgtaGTTCCCGTTCTCATAATGGTaggtatttacatttttttattttcaaccgtTCACAAGCACAAAAAGCAAATTCGaagaaattcaattaaaacGCAACTTAAGTGTAAAACCAatcataaaacaataaaatcaatttttttgctagttGGAAACTTTTTGGTTTGCTGGTTAACTTTTATTGTTCTTGCAACATCAAACATGATATGTAATGGTTGTCACCCAAGAGTTATTACGTGGTTAGGAAACTTAGTGATATATTCAAACGTTTTTATTAATCCGATGCTATATGgtttaatgaacaaaaacatTCGAAAATCTCTggtaaaaagaatttttatcaagttttgcATTTATCCGATTCAGGAAACAAAATCACGATCaaatttatttcctttttatgcTACAGTcagaaacaaacaaacaaaaaattcaaaaaaacacaaattagaAATTCAAAACTTTACACAAAACCATAAATGTAATTCGACTGAAATTACCTTATTGAATTATAAGTTAAGCGACAATTCACTACTTtga